From a single Nitrospirota bacterium genomic region:
- a CDS encoding YgiT-type zinc finger protein, whose protein sequence is MKKQKGLLMDQPCSECGGTLENKLITQEFEREGIKVKLSGIKAWVCHGCGEIYFQPGGADKVAKAANCLFELAFAEKQHKGTLTAQI, encoded by the coding sequence ATGAAAAAGCAAAAGGGTTTATTAATGGATCAGCCTTGCTCGGAGTGTGGCGGCACTTTAGAGAATAAATTAATTACCCAGGAATTTGAAAGAGAAGGAATCAAGGTTAAACTTTCCGGAATAAAGGCATGGGTGTGTCACGGCTGTGGTGAGATATATTTTCAGCCAGGTGGGGCAGATAAGGTTGCCAAAGCTGCTAATTGTCTCTTTGAATTAGCCTTTGCAGAAAAACAGCATAAGGGGACGCTTACTGCACAGATTTAA